The genomic stretch TCTTTACCAGCTGTTGAAATTTGTTCTGAAATATCAGCAGCAGGGAATATTTTTTCAGCAACTGTAACTCTATAATTTTCAACAAAAACAACTTTTAATTTATCTTTTACATCACTATCACCATTTATAATTTGTGCAATATCATTAATTAGACGGATAATTCCTTTTGCTACTTTATATCCTGGTGCAGCCTTAGCTCCATAGATGTAAGTTGTAGGTGTAAAATCCATATTAGGATTCTGTTTTAATTGTTGATATAGGTCATAAACTTGAAAAATATTCAATAATTGTCTTTTATATTCGTGCATTCTTTTAACTTGTACATCAAATATAGAGTTTGGATTTATATCAATTCCTTGTGTTTCTCTTAAATATTCAACAAGTTCTTTTTTCTTTTCAATTTTTATATCCCAAATTTTATTTAAAACTTTTTCATCATCTATAAATTGTTCAAGTTTTTTAAGTTCAGATAAATCTTTTATCCAAGAATCTCCAATTAATTCTGTTATATATGAAGCAAGTTGTGGATTAGATTTTAATAACCATCTTCTTTGAGTAATTCCATTTGTTTTATTTAAGAATTTATTAGGATATAATTCATACCAATCTCTTAATTCATGCCCTTTTAAAATTTCAGTATGTAGTTCAGCAACTCCATTTACCTTATGACTTCCATATATTGCAAGCCAAGCCATATGTATCATATTCCCTTGAATAATTTGCATTCTATTTTCTCTATTAATATCATTTGGATATAAGTTTGCCAACTCATTTTTAAATTGATTATGAATTCCTTCTGTTATTTGGAAAATTCTAGGAACAACTTCTTGATAAAGTCCTACCCACCATTTTTCAAGTGCTTCTGCCAAAATAGTATGGTTAGTATATGAGAAAGTTTTTTTAACAATTTCCCAAGCATCTTCCCATAAAACTCCTTCTACATCAACTAAAATTCTCATAAGTTCTGGTATAGCTATAACTGGGTGAGTATCATTAAGTTGAATAGCAATAAATTCAGGAATTTTTGCAAACTCTCTACCATGTACCTTTTTAAATTTTTTGACAATATCTTGTAATGATGCTGATACAAAGAAATATTGTTGACGTAGTCTTAACTTTTTACCTTCATCAGTTGAGTCATTAGGGTAAAGCACACGAGAAATATCTTCTGCTAATGTTTTATCTTGGGTTGCATGTAAATAATCTTGTTGATTAAATACTCCTAAATCTAAATCTACTATTGAATGTGCTTCCCAAAGTCTAAGAGTATTCACATTATTAGTCCCATATCCAATTATTGGCATGTCATAAGGTAAAGCTCTTACAGAAGTATGCCCAAAATTAACAATTACTTCATCTTCTGGTCTCATTACAGACCAAACATCTTCATATTTAAGCCAAGTTTCAGGCTTTTCAACTTGATAACCATCTCTTAAATATTGATTAAAAATACCATTTCTGTATCTTATACTATATCCTTGCCCAGGTAGATTCAATGTTGCAAGTGAATCCATAAAACAAGCAGCAAGTCTACCTAAACCACCATTTCCTAATGCAGCATCTTCTTCTTCATCTTCAATTTGATTGTAGTCTATTCCTAATTCTTTTAAAAATTCTTGAATTTCTTTATCAATACCTAAATTAATTAAATTATTTCCTAAGGCTCTTCCCATTAAAAATTCTGATGATAGATAAAATGCTTGTTTAGTCTTAGAATATTCTTGTTTTGTTTCATACCAATCTCTAGCTATGAAACTCATAACAGTTTCTCCTAAAGCTCTATACACTTCAAAAGGACTAGCATCCTTTAAACTAACTGAAAATTTTTCTAGTAACCTTTCTTCTAATTTTTCTCTCCATTTTTCTTTATTAAATTCCATTATCTTCCCCCTTATTAATTCTTCCATATTTTCTTGCTAAATTAAATAATTTATTTTCTAAATCATTATGTCTATAATTCCAATATATTCTCCA from Fusobacterium hwasookii encodes the following:
- a CDS encoding glycogen/starch/alpha-glucan phosphorylase; translated protein: MEFNKEKWREKLEERLLEKFSVSLKDASPFEVYRALGETVMSFIARDWYETKQEYSKTKQAFYLSSEFLMGRALGNNLINLGIDKEIQEFLKELGIDYNQIEDEEEDAALGNGGLGRLAACFMDSLATLNLPGQGYSIRYRNGIFNQYLRDGYQVEKPETWLKYEDVWSVMRPEDEVIVNFGHTSVRALPYDMPIIGYGTNNVNTLRLWEAHSIVDLDLGVFNQQDYLHATQDKTLAEDISRVLYPNDSTDEGKKLRLRQQYFFVSASLQDIVKKFKKVHGREFAKIPEFIAIQLNDTHPVIAIPELMRILVDVEGVLWEDAWEIVKKTFSYTNHTILAEALEKWWVGLYQEVVPRIFQITEGIHNQFKNELANLYPNDINRENRMQIIQGNMIHMAWLAIYGSHKVNGVAELHTEILKGHELRDWYELYPNKFLNKTNGITQRRWLLKSNPQLASYITELIGDSWIKDLSELKKLEQFIDDEKVLNKIWDIKIEKKKELVEYLRETQGIDINPNSIFDVQVKRMHEYKRQLLNIFQVYDLYQQLKQNPNMDFTPTTYIYGAKAAPGYKVAKGIIRLINDIAQIINGDSDVKDKLKVVFVENYRVTVAEKIFPAADISEQISTAGKEASGTGNMKFMLNGAITLGTLDGANVEIAKEAGEENEYIFGMKVEDIDELRKKGYDPRFPYNNVTGLKQVVDALIDGRLTDLGSGIYREIHSLLMERGDQYFVLEDFEDYRRKQREINRDYKDKISWAKKMLKNIANAGKFSSDRTILEYANEIWNIRETKV